Proteins found in one Bicyclus anynana chromosome 24, ilBicAnyn1.1, whole genome shotgun sequence genomic segment:
- the LOC112043977 gene encoding homeobox protein HMX3-B-like: MDSPVSSQDNDIEVNVVSGASSPDIPSSPSRKEQSYYDIKKDKEEKATGSAPYTSFSISSILNRTEPRRDSNVLEAALAANHFGNANDAMLSRLGLISQWSALAGRYGGLVPAPWYWQRPHERTPPREDSTTNEEGSAAGSPRLRSPPRPPSPPSPSRSSPRSPRLHPALYPQQQDPQDSDPDIDESDDFDKDEKRDPNSSLGKRKKKTRTVFSRSQVFQLESTFDMKRYLSSSERAGLAASLHLTETQVKIWFQNRRNKWKRQLAAELEAANMAHAAQRLVRVPILYHESRPTSMPHTPLAIHPQFSNETGVYFPPQAPQQLQPLPSSPVTSRAPLSSLV, from the exons ATGGATTCCCCAGTCTCCTCTCAAGACAATGACATAGAAGTGAACGTGGTCTCCGGCGCCAGTAGTCCGGATATCCCCTCCTCACCCTCTAGAAAAGAACAGAGTTACTACGACATCAAGAAGGACAAAGAAGAGAAGGCGACGGGTAGCGCTCCTTACACCAGCTTCTCTATTAGTTCTATATTGAACAGAACTGAGCCTAGAAGAGACTCGAATGTTCTAGAAGCAGCGTTGGCTGCTAATCATTTTGGAAATGCGAACGACGCCATGCTGTCCAg ATTAGGCCTCATATCGCAATGGAGCGCGCTTGCGGGCCGATATGGAGGCCTTGTACCTGCGCCTTGGTACTGGCAGAGGCCTCATGAGAGGACTCCCCCTAGAG AGGATTCCACCACCAACGAGGAAGGTTCAGCTGCCGGTTCACCCAGACTGCGCAGTCCACCGCGACCCCCTTCACCTCCCTCCCCCTCCCGCTCCTCCCCCCGCTCCCCACGTCTCCACCCCGCGCTCTACCCCCAGCAACAAGACCCTCAAGACTCCGACCCTGACATCGACGAATCCGACGACTTCGACAAAGATGAGAAGAGAGATCCAAACTCAAGCTTAGGAAAGAGAAAGAAGAAAACAAGGACAGTCTTCTCCCGCTCCCAAGTCTTCCAGCTGGAGTCAACCTTCGATATGAAACGCTACTTAAGCAGCTCTGAACGAGCAGGTCTAGCTGCAAGCCTCCATCTAACTGAAACGCAAGTGAAGATATGGTTTCAGAACCGTCGTAACAAATGGAAGAGGCAGTTGGCTGCGGAATTGGAAGCAGCTAATATGGCCCATGCGGCTCAAAGACTGGTTAGAGTGCCGATTTTGTACCACGAGTCTAGACCGACCTCTATGCCGCATACTCCTTTGGCGATACATCCCCAGTTTTCGAACGAAACAGGCGTGTACTTCCCCCCTCAAGCGCCTCAGCAGCTGCAACCGCTGCCGTCGTCCCCAGTAACTTCCAGAGCACCGCTGTCTAGTCTAGTATAG